A genome region from Nocardia sp. NBC_00565 includes the following:
- a CDS encoding helix-turn-helix domain-containing protein: MTGVEQSRQAFGARLRELRKAAHLTGVQLAAAAGWHSAKVSRIEHGKQTPGDHDLAEWCRLCGAELLLPDLRAALANIEALWQEWRRIAATGHAQQQRRRIELESRASTIRNYEHAVVPGLLQTEPYARAVLETCIDFVGGIDDIDRAVTARVARQRILHHGTHRVCILLAEQALYTTVGDNDVMTGQLERLLDLMPLPRLSLGIIPRTAEFLYTTTCFVLLDKRIAEVETISAGLTITQPRELAYYEKTWAALHRQARYGEAARAMITDALKQRLTQR; this comes from the coding sequence ATGACCGGTGTCGAGCAGTCCCGGCAAGCCTTCGGGGCACGTTTACGTGAACTGCGCAAAGCCGCACATCTGACCGGTGTGCAGCTCGCGGCCGCTGCGGGTTGGCATTCGGCGAAGGTGTCGCGCATCGAGCACGGCAAGCAGACGCCCGGCGATCACGACCTCGCCGAGTGGTGCCGGTTGTGCGGCGCCGAGCTGCTACTGCCGGATCTGCGTGCGGCGCTGGCGAATATCGAAGCGCTCTGGCAGGAGTGGCGGCGCATCGCCGCGACCGGACATGCCCAGCAGCAACGCCGCCGCATCGAGCTGGAATCGCGCGCCAGCACGATCCGCAACTACGAGCACGCGGTCGTCCCCGGCCTGCTGCAGACCGAGCCCTACGCCAGGGCCGTCCTGGAGACCTGCATCGACTTCGTCGGCGGCATCGACGATATCGACCGGGCCGTGACGGCACGCGTTGCGCGCCAGCGGATTCTGCACCACGGCACCCATCGCGTCTGCATTCTGCTGGCCGAACAGGCGCTCTACACCACCGTCGGCGACAACGATGTGATGACCGGGCAGCTCGAACGCCTGCTCGACCTGATGCCGCTGCCGAGGCTGTCGCTCGGGATCATTCCGAGGACTGCGGAGTTCCTGTACACCACAACGTGTTTCGTGCTCCTCGACAAGCGGATCGCCGAGGTCGAGACGATCTCGGCGGGTCTCACCATCACCCAGCCACGGGAGCTCGCGTACTACGAGAAGACCTGGGCGGCGCTGCACCGCCAAGCTCGCTACGGTGAAGCCGCCCGTGCCATGATCACCGACGCGCTGAAACAGCGGCTGACGCAGCGATAA
- a CDS encoding LLM class flavin-dependent oxidoreductase: MTLEIGVILPTSTPDPRKPILGDVRASARLAEQLGLESVWSTDHLVASAPMLDSTVTLATAAAVTDRIRIGYNVMLLALRPVAWAAKQISTLQYVSANRLLLGVGTGNPAHGDIGWRAAGMAFEDRGRRTDDALRVLPDLVTGATATVHGVDVALAPGSVMPPVLVAGNGTRARRRAAEFADGWITLQPGLEQLAADIDELRTLAAQFDRPAPAVTVVAPALPADPAAATELLLAHRDAGVERVILAPTGPEWQRDYENAAKLRAAL; this comes from the coding sequence ATGACCCTCGAAATCGGCGTGATCCTCCCGACCTCGACACCCGATCCCCGCAAGCCGATCCTCGGCGATGTGCGCGCCAGTGCCCGCCTCGCCGAGCAGCTCGGACTCGAATCGGTCTGGTCCACAGACCATCTCGTGGCGAGCGCGCCCATGCTGGACAGCACCGTGACGCTCGCGACCGCGGCGGCGGTCACCGACCGGATCCGGATCGGCTACAATGTCATGCTGCTCGCGCTGCGCCCGGTGGCCTGGGCGGCCAAACAGATCAGCACGCTGCAGTACGTCTCGGCGAACCGGTTGCTGCTCGGCGTCGGCACCGGGAATCCGGCGCACGGCGATATCGGTTGGCGTGCCGCCGGTATGGCATTCGAGGACCGCGGCCGCCGCACCGACGATGCGCTGCGGGTGCTCCCCGATCTCGTGACCGGTGCGACCGCGACGGTGCACGGTGTCGACGTGGCGCTCGCGCCGGGCTCGGTGATGCCGCCGGTCCTGGTGGCGGGCAATGGGACTCGGGCCCGGCGTCGGGCCGCCGAATTCGCCGACGGCTGGATCACCCTGCAGCCGGGACTCGAACAGCTCGCCGCCGATATCGACGAATTGCGCACCCTTGCCGCCCAATTCGATCGGCCGGCGCCCGCCGTCACCGTTGTCGCGCCGGCACTGCCCGCGGACCCCGCGGCGGCCACCGAACTGCTCCTCGCCCACCGGGACGCCGGCGTCGAACGCGTCATCCTCGCCCCGACCGGGCCCGAATGGCAGCGCGATTACGAGAACGCCGCGAAGCTCCGTGCGGCACTGTGA
- a CDS encoding YhgE/Pip domain-containing protein, which yields MTTDGTAARRLRPRAWIAPIAVVTLLMSLLATMYLAYVVNPAKNLHDFRVTLVNQDDGDILGGKPTNVGDQITDALIAGLPADKIDLQVVGFAEAQRQLRQGRAYGAIVIPSDFTKRLAILGAAGVVPGKVEQPIITVHTNPRAGSFATGVMQRIADEALSRVDETVGKQLTDTVQAQLQPAGGGAAPELAGASQLMLAHPIQVVVAPYRPLPDGTGQGLSAFFYTLLVLLAGFTGAMIIHSMTDSALGFLPTEYGPWYVHYPPAPISRFRTLLLKWAILIVTAPIVSAVFLGVAAALDVPLDHPLALFLYCVLAIIAVGVTALSILAALGTAGLLVNLILFIVLGLPSSGGSVPIEATPAYFSWLATFEPMHQVFLGVRAILYFNASGSAGLARGSWMALLGLGIGAVLGAAVTLYYDRKGLHRRPVAQVAASAPPESADE from the coding sequence ATGACGACTGACGGCACGGCCGCCCGCCGGCTGCGGCCACGGGCCTGGATCGCCCCGATCGCCGTGGTCACGCTGCTCATGTCGCTGCTGGCCACGATGTATCTCGCGTACGTGGTCAATCCGGCCAAGAATCTGCACGATTTCCGCGTCACTCTGGTCAACCAGGACGACGGCGACATCCTGGGCGGCAAGCCGACCAATGTCGGCGATCAGATCACCGACGCCCTCATCGCCGGTCTGCCCGCCGACAAGATCGACCTGCAGGTCGTCGGATTCGCCGAGGCGCAACGGCAGCTGCGGCAGGGCCGCGCCTACGGCGCGATCGTCATCCCGAGTGACTTCACCAAGCGGCTGGCCATTCTAGGCGCGGCCGGGGTGGTGCCCGGCAAGGTCGAGCAGCCGATCATCACGGTGCATACCAACCCCCGGGCGGGCAGCTTCGCCACAGGGGTGATGCAGCGCATCGCCGATGAGGCGCTGAGTCGCGTCGACGAGACGGTCGGCAAGCAGCTCACCGATACCGTGCAGGCCCAGTTACAACCCGCCGGTGGCGGCGCGGCGCCCGAATTGGCCGGGGCCAGTCAGTTGATGTTGGCCCATCCGATCCAGGTGGTGGTCGCGCCGTATCGGCCGCTGCCCGACGGTACCGGGCAGGGGCTGTCTGCGTTCTTCTACACATTATTGGTGCTGCTCGCCGGGTTTACCGGTGCGATGATCATCCATTCGATGACCGACTCCGCACTCGGTTTCCTACCGACCGAATACGGTCCCTGGTACGTCCACTATCCGCCCGCGCCGATCTCCCGGTTCCGCACGCTGCTGCTGAAGTGGGCGATCTTGATCGTCACCGCGCCGATCGTCTCCGCGGTATTCCTCGGTGTCGCAGCGGCATTGGATGTGCCGCTCGATCATCCGCTCGCTCTGTTCCTCTACTGCGTACTCGCCATCATCGCGGTCGGGGTGACCGCTCTGTCGATACTTGCCGCGCTCGGCACGGCGGGGTTGCTGGTCAATCTGATCCTGTTCATCGTGCTCGGCCTACCGTCGTCGGGCGGCAGTGTGCCGATCGAAGCGACACCGGCGTACTTCTCGTGGCTGGCCACGTTCGAACCGATGCACCAGGTGTTCCTCGGGGTGCGGGCCATCCTGTACTTCAATGCCAGCGGGTCCGCGGGGCTCGCGCGCGGCAGCTGGATGGCGCTGCTCGGGCTCGGTATCGGTGCGGTCCTCGGTGCGGCGGTGACCTTGTACTACGACCGGAAGGGGCTGCACCGCAGGCCTGTCGCGCAGGTGGCAGCGTCCGCCCCGCCGGAGTCCGCCGACGAGTGA
- a CDS encoding CorA family divalent cation transporter produces the protein MESDKGRRARAAGSLTRVADMRGTMSRMNAAEEIVSRVQETQLQLARAARHLMADTPAGDLEGLIAILIADIDGVKQHAGFEHDRVRYLQQSVMTWLDVKQNQIVKVFTIITAVFLPPTLIATFYGMNFTWMPELEWEYGFLATTLMTLVAAVIPLVYIKRKGWLR, from the coding sequence ATGGAATCCGACAAAGGTCGGCGTGCGCGTGCGGCCGGCTCGTTAACGAGGGTCGCGGATATGCGCGGGACCATGTCGCGGATGAACGCGGCGGAGGAGATCGTCTCCCGCGTACAGGAGACCCAACTCCAATTGGCAAGGGCCGCAAGACATCTGATGGCCGATACGCCCGCGGGTGATCTGGAGGGCCTGATCGCCATCCTGATCGCCGATATCGACGGCGTGAAGCAGCACGCCGGCTTCGAACACGACAGGGTGCGCTATCTGCAGCAATCGGTGATGACCTGGCTCGACGTGAAGCAGAACCAGATCGTCAAGGTCTTCACCATCATCACCGCGGTCTTCCTGCCTCCGACCCTGATCGCGACGTTCTACGGCATGAACTTCACCTGGATGCCGGAACTGGAGTGGGAATACGGCTTTCTCGCCACCACCCTGATGACCTTGGTGGCAGCGGTGATTCCGCTGGTCTACATCAAACGCAAGGGCTGGTTGCGGTGA